AGAGGCGAAAATAAGCCGCGCGGCTCAGGCCCACGGCAGGCAGACGTGGGAGCTCGAGCAGTGCCGCAGCCGCTTCGACGGCCTTATGAAATCCGGCTACGCGTCGGCGACCAGCCTGCGCGGCGCGAAGGCGCGCATCGCCGAGGGGCGCGAAGAGAGGGCGGAGGCCAAAGAGCGTCACGAAAAACTTCTTGCAGAGCAGAAAGCTTCGGTCGACGAGAATAAAAAGGCGCGCGAGGAAGTCGAGAGGGCGCAGAAGGCGCTCGACGCGACAGAAAAAAAATGGAAGGAATACAATGAGCGGCTCGAAGCGACGCGCCGGGAGCGCGAAGAGTGGAACGCAGAAAAGGCGCGCCTCGACGGCGAGCTTCAGAAGAGCCGCGCTAAGCTCTCATATCTCGGCAAAGAGCTTCTGGAAATGCGCTCGAAAAAGGACGGCGTCCCAGACGAGCGCAAAGACATAGACCTTCAGATAAAACAAATTTCCGGCGACAGGGAGAGACTCAACTCTGAGCAGGAAAAATCTGTCAAGGAGCATGGCGAGTTGTACGCGCTCTGCCAGAGATTGGCCGCGGAGCTGCAGCGTGCGAAGCGCGAGGCGTCGAACCTGCGCTCGAAGCTGAACGACGCGGCAGACGCGCTTCAGGCTGGGCTTTACCCGGCGCCTGTGCGCCATCTGCTATCGGCGGCCAAGTTGAAGCGCCTCAACGCCGACCCTCACGCGGTCATCGACGTGATTGCCGCGCCTGTCGACCTTGCCGCGGCGCTTGAGGCTTACCTCGGCGGACGCCAATTCCAGCTTTTAGTCGAAGACATGGAAGAAGCAGGACGCTGCATCGACCGCCTGAAGCAGAACTCCGCCGGCACGGCCACTTTCCTGCCCCTTGAGCGCGCAAGGCCGCGCTATCCCAACAAGGCTTACAGGCTCCCGCAGCGCGGCGTCGTCGGCTGGGCCACAGAGCTGGTGAAGGTGGAGGATCACTGGCTGCCGGCGATACAGCACATCATGGGGGATCTGCTCATCGTAGACAAATACGACACAGGAAAGGAGCTAGTCCGCTCTGGCTTCAGATCGCCGGTCGTCACGATGGAAGGCGACGTCTTCCAGCCCGGCGGCACGGTCAGCGGCGGGCGCAGCCAGAAGAGCGGCAGGGCGCTGGAAATGAAGGCGCAGGTAGCGCGGCTCGAAGAGGAAGCGGCGAAAGCCAAGAGCGAAGCCGAAGCCATTGCTCAAAAATACAAAGTGGCCGAGGCCAAAGAAATCGCCGCCTCCGAGGCGAAAGAAGAGTATACGCGTAGGATACGCGAGCTGAACGGCAAGGCGGCGGTGCTCGAAGACCAGAAGGAACGCATCGCGCGCGAACAGCGCCGCGCCGCTTCGGAGCGTACGCGCGTGCTTGAATCGATAAAGGCCGAGGGCGTTAACTGGCAGAATATCGCGGCGTCGATCGCGGCGCTTGAGGAGAAGCGCGACAGCGCGTCCGACGTGGAGGATGACAGAAAACTCATCGAAGAGCGCGAAAAGTGCCGCGCGCGCGCCGCCGTCGCTGCGAGCGCCCTTTCCTCCGGCTTCGCGATGATGGAGCGCATCAGAAACGACGTGCGCGCTCAGGAGAACAAGCTGCGCAGACTTGACGAAGAAATGTCCGAGCTTGACCAGCAGTGCGTGCGCGAACGCGCAAACCTCGCGAGGATCGGCGGAAGCTGCCTCGAAATACACAACCGCAGAAAAGAGCTCGTAGCACAGATGGAGGAGCACGGCAGTCTCTATACCGGGCTTGAAAGGCTGAAAAAATATATAGCGGCGCGCGGAGCGAAAGCCGAGCAGAGAGCGCTGGCAGAGAACGAAAGGCTCGCCGCGATGCGCTCGAAGAAGAGCGAGACGGAACGCGACCTTGACGAGCTTTGCAACACATGGGAAGAACAATTCCCGTATCCTGGCTCAGAAGAACTGCCCAAAGACGTAAAAATCGAGGAACTTCGCCACAGGATACGCGACGGAGACAGAAAGATAAAGGCCTTTGGCGACGTGAACATGGGCGTGCTCCCCGAGGATGAGAGCCTCAAAGACCGCTTGGCCTTCCTCGGCGAGCAGCTTGAGGACGTGCGCGCAAGCGCCGCCGAGATACAGAAGCTCATAACCGACGCCGACGTAATGGCTCACAGGCAGTTCTCCGAGCAGCTTCAGAAAGTCGACGGGCGTTTCTGCTCTCTCTTCAGGACGCTCTTCGGCGGTGGAGAGGCCCACCTCGTGATGACCGACGGAGAAACGATATGGACCAGCGGCGTCGAGATAGACGCGCGCCTCCCCGGTAAGCACACGCAGGTGCTGAATCAGTACTCCGGCGGCGAGCGCTCCCTTATCTCCATATCGCTGCTTTTTGCCACTATGGAGGTGGCGGGCTCGCCTATCGCCGTGCTCGACGAGGTCGACGCGGCGCTCGACGAGGCCAACCTGCGCCGCTTTAGCGAACTCACTAAAGAGTACGCGAAGAGCCGCCAGATACTCGCGATGACGCACAGGCGCGCAACGATGGAGCGCGCGGACGTGCTCTACGGCGTCACGTTGCAGGAGCAGGGACTTTCACAGGTCGTCGGCGTGCGGCTGGAGGATTGGACGTAATGGAAAAGTGCCACGATCTGCTCCGCGGGGTGCTTAAAATATATCAGCCCGACGAGCGCGAGGGGCTTCGCGTCAACGTGGACACGATACTGCTCGCCCACTTCACGCGCCCAAAGCGCGGCGAAAAGATCCTGGAGATAGGCTGTGCGCACGGCGCAGTTTCTCTGATACTGGCGAAGCGCGGTTTCAGCGTGCAAGGCGTCGACATTCAGCCGCACCTTATAGAGCTCGCGAAGAGAAATGCGGCGCTCAACGGCCTTGATGCTGATTTTTTCGCGGCCGACATACGCGATTATAAAAAAATCGCGCCGGCGCAGAGCTTCGATAGAATCGTAGTCAACCCTCCCTACGATGAGGAGGGGAGCTGCCGCCGCAGTCCGAGCGAAGCGCGTTCGGCATCCGTGCAGGGTTCCCGATGCACGCTCGGCGATATAATCGCCGCCTCGCACTATCTTCTGAAAAACAGAGGGCGCCTTGACATAGTGATTCGCAGCGACAGGACGGGCGAATTGTTCGCGCTCCTCGACAGATACAAAACGCCGCCGAAGATCATGAGGTGCGTACACCCGCGCCCGAAAGGGCGCGCCTCCGTCCTGCTCGCCGAAGCCGTGCGCTCGGGCGGAAAAGGCATAGTCGTGGAGCCGCCGCTGTTTATCGTAGACGAAAGCGGTGCGGAAACGCCGGAGCTCAAAGCCGCCTACGCGATAGAGGAGGGCGATTGATGCCGCTCGTCATCGTCCCGACCCCGATAGGCAACCTTGAAGACATCACGCTTCGAGCGCTGCGCGAGCTGCGCGCGGCGGACGTTATAGCCTGCGAAGACACACGCCGCACGCTGCGCCTGCTGAACCACTTCGATATAAAAAAAGAGCTGCTCTCATGCCACGAACACAACGAGCGCAGGCGCGTCGATACCATATGCGCTCTGCTGGCAGAGGGAAAGCGCGTCGCGCTCGTCTCGGACGCCGGAACGCCTGGGCTTTCCGATCCCGGCGCGGCTGCCGCGCGCGAGGCTGCCGCGCGCGGCTTCGAGGTCGACGTCCTGCCGGGCGCAAACGCCCTTCTTCCCGCACTGCTGCTTTCCGGCGCGTCTATGGAATCATTTTTCTTCGCGGGGTTTTTGAAGGGCAAAAGCGGGGAAAAGAGAAAAAAGCTCGAAGAAATTTCGCAGCTTCCCGACACCCTCGTCTTTTACGTGGCGCCGCACCGCCTTACGGAAGAACTCGCCTTCATCGCCTCCGTCCTCGGGGACAGGCGCGCGGCGCTCGTGCGCGAGATCAGCAAGGTGCACCAGGAAACGATACGCGGTACTTTGCTGGGAATTTGTGATACAATGCCACAAGAAAAAATTCGCGGCGAGTTCGTCTGCGTCGTCGAAGGCGCGGAAGGAAAAACGATGGAAGAAGCCTCGTGGCGCGAGGAAGCCGCCGCGATGGCGCAAAGCGGAGAAAGGACGAAAAACATCGCCGCGGCGCTCGCCGAAAAATACGGTGTGCAGAGAAACGCGGTCAAAAGATTCATAATAGAAAATTTCAACGGGGAGGCCTAAATCATGGCTGAAAAAAATTTCTACATCACAACGCCGATATACTACGTCAACGACGTGCCGCACATCGGGCACGCCTACACGACTATAGCGGCGGACGTGCTGAACCGCTGGCACAAATCCGGCGGCGAGGACAGCTATTTCCTGACGGGCACTGACGAACACGGACAGAAAATACAGACCGCGGCGGAGAAGAGGGGCATGACGCCGCTCGAACTCTGCGACGAGGTCGTGCAGAACTTCAAGAGGCTCTGGAAAGTCCTGAACATCGATAACGACGATTTCATAAGGACGACGCAGCCGCGGCACGAAAGGGTCGTGCAGGAGATATTCCGCCGCCTGATGGCCTCCGGCGACATATACAAAGGGGAGTACGAGGGCTGGTACTGCGTCCCCTGCGAGACCTACGTGCCGGAGGCGCAGATGGGCGATAGCCAGACCTGCCCGGACTGCCACAGGCCTCTGATAAAAATGACGGAGGAGACCTACTTCTTCCGCCTCTCAAAATTCGCCGAGCCGCTGCTCAAATTCTACGAGGAGCACCCCGACGCGATAATGCCGAAAAAGCGCTACAACGAAGTCGTCAGCTTCATCAGGGGCGGCCTTCGCGATCAGTCGATATCGCGCACGACGCTCAAATGGGGCATCCCCCTTCCCGGCGACGAGGCCCACGTCATCTACGTCTGGTTCGACGCTCTGATCAACTACCTCTCGGCGCTCGACTTCCCGCAGGAGGGCGGTAAATGGCAGGTCTACTGGCCCATCGCGCGTCACCTCGTCGGCAAAGACATCATCCGCTTCCACTGCGTGATATGGCCGGCGATGCTGATGGCGCTCGGTCTCAATCCGCCGGTCCGCGTCTTCGCTCACGGCTGGTGGACGGTGGACGGCGA
This DNA window, taken from Synergistes jonesii, encodes the following:
- the smc gene encoding chromosome segregation protein SMC, with product MYIGRLQLKGFKSFGGSHDLILSSGFTAIVGPNGSGKSNLLDALRWSLGDSSASRLRISRQSDLLFQGSVSRERAKEAEVTLHLRDEERVCTIKRRVSAPDGLTSLFVDNSRRTLTELDALKRQWKLEGARFAFIGQGEVQETLKQSPVERRMYFELLFGIDIYRKKRMEAQERLATVEEESGQLRHLMGELFSRREEIAPEVGRAVEMRAILDGIEGDRKLLYWLRRAECERVAAALSVELEAASALREGSLFWSGFWKKAGSAIEAKISRAAQAHGRQTWELEQCRSRFDGLMKSGYASATSLRGAKARIAEGREERAEAKERHEKLLAEQKASVDENKKAREEVERAQKALDATEKKWKEYNERLEATRREREEWNAEKARLDGELQKSRAKLSYLGKELLEMRSKKDGVPDERKDIDLQIKQISGDRERLNSEQEKSVKEHGELYALCQRLAAELQRAKREASNLRSKLNDAADALQAGLYPAPVRHLLSAAKLKRLNADPHAVIDVIAAPVDLAAALEAYLGGRQFQLLVEDMEEAGRCIDRLKQNSAGTATFLPLERARPRYPNKAYRLPQRGVVGWATELVKVEDHWLPAIQHIMGDLLIVDKYDTGKELVRSGFRSPVVTMEGDVFQPGGTVSGGRSQKSGRALEMKAQVARLEEEAAKAKSEAEAIAQKYKVAEAKEIAASEAKEEYTRRIRELNGKAAVLEDQKERIAREQRRAASERTRVLESIKAEGVNWQNIAASIAALEEKRDSASDVEDDRKLIEEREKCRARAAVAASALSSGFAMMERIRNDVRAQENKLRRLDEEMSELDQQCVRERANLARIGGSCLEIHNRRKELVAQMEEHGSLYTGLERLKKYIAARGAKAEQRALAENERLAAMRSKKSETERDLDELCNTWEEQFPYPGSEELPKDVKIEELRHRIRDGDRKIKAFGDVNMGVLPEDESLKDRLAFLGEQLEDVRASAAEIQKLITDADVMAHRQFSEQLQKVDGRFCSLFRTLFGGGEAHLVMTDGETIWTSGVEIDARLPGKHTQVLNQYSGGERSLISISLLFATMEVAGSPIAVLDEVDAALDEANLRRFSELTKEYAKSRQILAMTHRRATMERADVLYGVTLQEQGLSQVVGVRLEDWT
- a CDS encoding tRNA1(Val) (adenine(37)-N6)-methyltransferase, encoding MEKCHDLLRGVLKIYQPDEREGLRVNVDTILLAHFTRPKRGEKILEIGCAHGAVSLILAKRGFSVQGVDIQPHLIELAKRNAALNGLDADFFAADIRDYKKIAPAQSFDRIVVNPPYDEEGSCRRSPSEARSASVQGSRCTLGDIIAASHYLLKNRGRLDIVIRSDRTGELFALLDRYKTPPKIMRCVHPRPKGRASVLLAEAVRSGGKGIVVEPPLFIVDESGAETPELKAAYAIEEGD
- the rsmI gene encoding 16S rRNA (cytidine(1402)-2'-O)-methyltransferase; this translates as MPLVIVPTPIGNLEDITLRALRELRAADVIACEDTRRTLRLLNHFDIKKELLSCHEHNERRRVDTICALLAEGKRVALVSDAGTPGLSDPGAAAAREAAARGFEVDVLPGANALLPALLLSGASMESFFFAGFLKGKSGEKRKKLEEISQLPDTLVFYVAPHRLTEELAFIASVLGDRRAALVREISKVHQETIRGTLLGICDTMPQEKIRGEFVCVVEGAEGKTMEEASWREEAAAMAQSGERTKNIAAALAEKYGVQRNAVKRFIIENFNGEA